atacaatTACTAAGCATTGCAACACCACCGCTGTCACAGAGGATTACAACCAGGAACTTCCTGTGAACTCACAAGGCGCTTTTGTCTTCCCCTTGATATGAAATCAAGGGACTGAACGCTCACCAGACACTTTACTGtaaattaaacatcagaatgtggAAAATGTGTCTTTGATCACGGCATTGCACCAAACTGGCTTAGTttgatttgagtatttcagaaactaacAATCTATAGCGATTACACAGGTTGTGATTACACAGAGTGTAAGTACTGTGGGTGTAAACACCTTTTTGATCAGATAAGTCAGAGGGGAATTGTTAGACAGATTTGAGTTCACAGAAAGACTATGGTAACTTAATTAGCCTCTCTGTACTACCATAGTGAGTAAAAAAGCATCCCAGAATGCAGAACTTGTTGAACTTTTGCACTCATGACCTATACAATATCAACGCCCTTCTGCCATGTGATCTCTTAAAATGGAACTTCCTTtaatgttcctattaaagtggctagtaagtgtatataaaaatatcatttgGACTCACAAGAAGTGCTCATGAAGTTCCCATAATACCTATAGGCTGCCTGAATTGCCAATTACTAATAAAActaaacatattttataaagTTCATTAAAATGCTTACTTTTTATATTCTGCACAAGACAGTAAAATTAAATGTACTGTTATTTCTACTtaaatactatacaatacacatcCAAAAGAAACCTCCCTGGAGAAAACTGCAGTAAACAAAATTCTTTCCTGAGACTACAACCTGTCTGAATTACCACCGTGGAGTGTTAAAATATAGAGTTTCAATGTATCTTATGTTACAATATagataataaaatatgtatGCTGTCCTGTCATCACTGCCTCAAATACTTTTATGTACTTGTTATAGAGGTGATTTGCTCTGGTCAAGGACTGAAGCTGGTCTATTTTTGCTTGTAGTTCAAAGTAAAATATGTGAATACTTTCTGGCACATGGCAGCTTTAAGAGGCCAGCCAACATCATTCAGAACAGGACATGACCATTCCTTTGGCATGAACACAACTGCACCAGTTGCTACGTGCTCTGAGTCAGGCACGGGTCCTAGTCGTTACAATTGTAATGATACTAAATGGAAAAGAATTCTAGTAGATTTGCTATATTTTTTGAAGTAAGGTGTCGCTCAGGTACAcaacagtttttttgttttatgcaaATTCCTCTCTAGTGTAAGTCATGTAGCATCGGTAATAAAAAGTTTGAACTAAAATGCATCAGAACTCCTACCGTTATCCATGTGTGGGTGCTTGAGTGTAGTAAAAATAGTAAAGCTTACTTGGATCAGCGACAACTGTCTGCATTTCGCTGTATATCTTCTGTTGTTCTGCCAGCTGTCTGAAGATGCGGTTCTCCAGGTTGAAAATCAGTGGGTCTGGAAATGGGCTCTCATCAGCACCAAATATGCATATTGGTTGAATTCCTCCACGAAATGACCTGCCAGTATTTTTTACAGGAGTCAGAGCCCGAGAACTTGACTCCTCACTTGGGACTGTAACTCCTGTGCGCCGGACTTTCCTGAATGAAAAAGGATTTGTCCACACAAAGTTCCAACTGTTATCTTTCTCAGAGAAAGTCTGTTTGTATGGGTCTGAGGCTGTTACAGAGTCATGATTCTTGGTTGGGTTGTGATCATATCGTGTGACCACTCGGATGACTGTATGCTCAGgttcctcatcttcatctgagTGAACAGGGGAATCATCTGGGAAAAAGTAATCATACACTTCAGGGAACTGGACATTCCTGGTTGCTGAATGTGAGGAGGAGAAGATGGGAACCAGCTCGTCGTTAGTACTTGTGTTGTTGTCTGCAAGTGGGAAATAGAAACTTTCAGGCTCAAACTCTGAAAAGAAATGTTCATACATCTCAGGGACAGAGGTGTCAGTTCCACTGAGATAAGAATCATCTACACTGCTGGCCTCAGAGACAGATTGTTTGGGTTCATCCGTACCAAACAGATACTCAAAGATCTCTGAGAAAGTGATGCCAGTGCTGTCCGTCTCCTCCTCATCAGAGAGATACACTGGGGATGAAGTTTCAACACGATCAAATGGATCTACATAGTCATCCTCAACTTCAGGATGAGTGGCATAAACAGAATGGATGGAGTGGACAGAGGCATTTCTCCAGATTTTTCCCAAGTTTTGGCCCTCAAGAGTTTGCAAGTTCTGGACACTAATATTTTTACACATCTTCCTGAAGCAGTGATTGGACTTATTTCTAAAGAGAGATGATGAATGGGCTGTATCCAAATGAATCACGTCTTCCATTCCAGTTGCAGTTCCAGACAGATTTGGATCACTTTCCCAAATTACGCCTGTTGGTTTAGGAGACTCATTTATCCCCTCATCTACTTTGGCTGCATCTGGAATTAGGAGCTGTGCAACCTTTCCATCAAAGTCAGATATGAATGACATATCCCCACTGGAGTGGTCTGGCTTGGATTCATCCGAGTGTGTAAAATATCCTGAATCTGCTGCATCTGTCACCTCTGCAATACTGCTGTCATCTGACTGGAGTAGTACACTGGGGTGCTGAGCTTGGCTAACTAGACGTAGTCGCAATATGTCATTTATGGTCAGCTTCTCCATTTCATTCCAGAAGGAAGATATAGCATATACAGGAGGTGTGGGTTGACTTACAGAATCAGTATCTAGTGTTTCTAGACTTTTGGCTCCATCTGTTATAtcaggagatggagatggtgaatgttgtacTATAGTAGGTGACAGGTCATGGTCTTTAGATGAAAAACATGGTGGTGGATCTACAGAGAGAACGAAACCTTTTTGTTCTTCATTGCTTGTAGGAATATTAGACAAGGTGGGTTCTGATTTTGAGTAAACTGAAAGATGACTGTCTGGGTCAAGGGTATGTATCAGAGACTCGTATTCCTTGGTCTGCCCCTTAAGAGACAGTTCTTCATTTCTGTCCTCTTTGAAACCAGGGGACTGAACAGCTTCAATATTTTTGCCTTCCTGGTTTTCAGGCATATTACTTAATCTTAAAGACGGGGAGTTCTCTTCTACCCAATCTTCATTTTGTGGATTCACAGATGTATTTGAGACGCCAGCATTTTTTGACAAGTTTTCCTTTGTAATTTTTGCTTTTGGTTCAATTGATGGAGCATCATTTGTCTCATCTGCCTCTGATATTTGGGCTGCGCTCATTTGTGTCTTGTGATCATTCTGGTGACTTATTTGTTCATGAGTTGCCTGTGGCAACAACTTAAAAGGAACTGTTTCTGACAGATTCCCCTCGGCTGGcaaatcatattttttgtgCTCGTGGGGGACTTCATCATGAGTCACAGGAGGTGAAATCTCtttcttttcagtgtttttgtaaGATGCTGAGAAGAGTGTGTTGTTTGTTAACTCAGGAAATGTTACACAGGAAGTTGAGGTTTTCCTCTGACCTACTGCACTAGACCCATCAAACTGAAAGTCTGATAACGTCACTCTTTCTTCAAATTGACTTTTGGGTATCATTGAGTAAAcaagagtgtgtgattgtatcaGTGGTGCTATTTGTAACGCTGTACTATCTGCAGGTGACTTGACATCATCTGTGTGATTTGAGAATGAGAATTTAACAAGAGTTTCTTTGCTTCCAGGTTTTCTCTCAACCTTCGATACATCAGAGCTGCCAATAGACACTGGCTCTTCTGATGGCAAATGGTTATTGAGCTGTAAATGAATTCCTGCATTATCTCCATTAGTGTGTGCAGATTGATTGTCATCCCTTTGAGGTGTCTCTGTAACAGAAACACCAGGCTGAGGAGATTTGAGATCTGCGCTCATTGCAATCTGCCCAGTTTCTGTTGGTTTCCCAGTCAGATTATTATCAGGCATTAtatccatttctctctttttctgagTAACTCCTGCACTCCTGTTGAGCTCTTCTTGTAAATTAGGACTTACCTGTGTGGACTTCCTGATATCTCCCTTCACTTGGACTGACTGTGAAAACACTGAGAAATTCTCTGAACTACTGTTTTTTTTAGGATGTACTAGAAATTCACTAGGTGCCTCAGAAACAGTCCCTGAACCACTGTATTTGGCTATATGAGTTTCACGAACCATTTCCCCTCTTCTCCCATATGTGTCCTCATCAGAATCACTCACTTTGCTTGGCAAGTGTGCTTCATATCCTGGATCCATTTCCGACATTTCCACACTCATtcgctttttctttcttcttcgcCTTCTTGGGGTAATGTTGGAAGCTTGACCGAGGACTGCTAGCATGTCAGAATTATTGTTTGTTACTAGTTGAGACTTTGCTTCTTTAAGCTGATTTGGGTCTGTGAGCTCTTTACCATTGTCTAGAACATTGCATGGACTCTTTTCAGTGTCTGATTGTGTCCTCATGCGAGCCTCCCATTTATCTCCTTCTTTCAGTACGTCCAGTGACCAGTCTGCTTCTTTGATAAACAGCTCTGTGTCAGGGCAGGTAGATTTATGTATTTCTCCGTCATCATCGGTAGATTCACTATATATATAGGTATGACAATCATTGCACTGTGCCGTCTGATTTCTGCATGACTGCAATATTTCTCCAGATGCTGCTATCTCTTTAGTGTCTTCTTTCACATCAGATCGCTTTGAATGGCCAGCCATTTTACTCCCTAAATTTGTGTGATCCTCAGTCACTGAGACACTTTTCAACCTCTCAAAGAACACATTGACAGCCTCCAAGTGGAAGTCATCCTCACTGCCGGAGAGAATTTGATCTGGACTGCTCAAGCCATATTTACTCAGGTAAACCTCCACAGGAGAGCCTTCAGAGTCAGGGGGACCATCATTTCGAAGCTCTGGATGGAGTGAGGTAATTGGTGTGGCAGTTTGTGTTTGCGGGGTCGCCATGTCATCCATGTCACTCATTCCTGAGTCATCCAGGCCTGCTAACCCTGGGGGCAACATGTTGCACTCTTCACATGCTTGGAAGAAGGAGTCCCAGTCGAGTTCAGAGATTTGGACACTGTACTCAAAATCATCCATCGCAAAGTGGAAACTGCAACAAAATCAAATGCCAAAGACACTTTGAGCACATGGGAGTTTACATGCATTTttatgtgttatttatatgtgtatgtgtgtatatttgtttatGTCCTATTGGTACATTATTAGAAAAGTGTTGAAACAAGATATAAACTCTGTATTCAACAGGTATTCATGCAACCTATTATTCTGATGCCAGAAAGCCTAAAAATCAAAATTCACACTTAATCCACACGTTGCAGTTAGCAAAAATATGACTCCTGACAATCAGATTAGAAAATGCATGCAAGAcacatctaaaaataaaattattcatcgaatcttttatttttttaaataaaataatgcagttaatgtgtttttatctGAACATTCCTCACATCAAGGTGTATCCTTGTATAATCCAAAAGGATCCCACTGTATTCTGGGTAATATAGGATGATGGAATCTTTATCATTCTGGTACACATATGGATGTACATTCGAATGGTACTTACGCACACTcttaaaaggcaaaaaaaatataaaattctttaaaaaatatatgataaACTGTATGAGCTTGTTGTAAATAGAAGTCCTGAAGTGGCATGACACATTCACAGCTAACCAGCTAATAATTAGACTATGTTTAGGTGTCACTGCACTATCACTAAAATATGCCCATTTATATCTGCGTGTCTCTATCTACAGTTATGCAGGCGTTCACCTACCTGTTCAGTTGTTCTGTAGTGCTACTGtggctgtcctgtgtgctctctgTACTTTGTGAGGGATAGTATGAACACTCTGGAGGCCCATGCCATGCCACAGAGAGCAGCCTCACACTGGCCCTAGGATGCCCTATAAATAGAGCAGTGTTTCTGATCACGTAATACACGCAAAGCTCCTGGCTCTGACCCTCTCAGCTGAGGTGTATCATTTCAGTACCTAATGCAGACCTCAGCTGGCAAGGTGCTAACAAAATGGATTTATAGATAATGCTGTTCTTTGATATTAAAGCAATGAGAGTGAATATAatatcatataaaataaaagaatatgaTATAATTGTTTTGTATATTAGCTGTGTTCCTGGCACAGAGGACATACTCTCTGTGGATGTCATCAGCTGGAAAGAACAGCGAGGTTCTCACACAAAGGGATCAGCCAAGGTGTGTGTCAGCTGATGTATTTCTCATCATGGGACATCACGGGTGGACTGATCTACTTTCCTTTCTGACTCGCAGGCATGGAGAAGAGCACGTCTGTGCTGACTGGAAACATTAACAGAATTCATTCATGTGAACTACTCTAGTTACATTTTACACTTAATAATTTACAAAAGAGGCTCTGCTATGCTGTGGGggcatttacactatattgccaaaagtattcgctcacccatccaaataatcagaatcaggtgttccaatcacttccatggccacaggtgtataaaatcaagcacctaggcatgcagactgtttttacaaacatttgtgaaagaatgggtcgctctcaggagctcagtgaattccagcgtggaactgtgataggatgccacctgtgcaacaaatccagtggtgaaatttcctcgctcctaaatattccacagtcaactgtcagctgtattataagaacgtggaagtgtttgggaacgacagcaactcagccacgaagtggtaggccacgtaaactgacggagcggggtcagcggatgctgaggcgcatagtgcgaagaggtcgccaactttctgcagagtcaatcgctacagacctccaaacttcatgtggccttcagattagctcaagaacagtgcgcagagagcttcatggaatgggtttccatggccgagcagctgcatccaagccatacatcaccaagtgcaatgcaaagtgtcggatgcagtggtgtaaagcacgccgccactggactcaatggagtggagacgcgttctctggagtgacgaatcgcgcttctccatcctgcaatctgatggacaagtctgggtttggcggttgccaggagaacggtacttgtctgactgcattgtgctaagtgtaaagtttggtggaggggggattatggtgtggggttgtttttcaggagctgggcttggccccttagttccagtgaaaggaactctgaatgcttcagcataccaagacattttggacaattccatgctcccaactttgtgggaacagtttggagctggccgcttcctcttccaacatgactgtgcaccagtgcacaaagcaaggtccataaagacatggatgacagagtctggtgtagaggaacttgactggcctgcacagagtcctgacctcaacccaatagaacacctttgggatgaattagagcggagactgagagccaggccttctcgtccaacatcagtgtgtgacctcacaaatgcgcttctggaagaatggtcaaaaattcactactaaacacacataaacacactactaaaccttgtggacagccttcccagaagagttgaagctgttatagctgcaaagggtggaccgacgtcatattgaaccctatcgattaggaatgggatgtcacttaagttcatatgcgagtcaaggaaggtgagcgaatacttttggcaatatagtgtattttcacCTCCATGGTTTTGGTATATTGCTTTAGTGAGAACTGTCACTGCATATCAATACAAACTAATTCTGACTGCTTAAATTTATACTATGCTGAACCATTTCTGTCAATTGAGACATTATTTTTCAGGATCATCACAATCCCCATCCACAGAGACAGCATGAACGCTAACTGAAAGGCTGATTggttatgtaaattatttttatttatgtatttttgaaCCTTTATTTAACCAGGAATTCTCATCAGACGCAATATTTTTTTGTGGGAGAGTCCTTGCCAAAATTGGTgcacatagtcacacacacacacacacatgtacaaaaatgtgtatatatcacaaacacaaaatctGATCTCAATCGAAACCTTGTGACAGATTTAAGACAGACATGTTAGACATGTTAGAATCCACCATCATTATCGAAACACTCATAGACGGAATGTCCTTCGGATGAATAATGTTCATCTTCAGTACAGTTTTTCAGAATTTGTGCCAAAGTACACTTAAGATGTTCTGCCAACTTTTAATGACCCAACACTTCACTAATacatttatgttgttttttcccttttaactagaattaaaatctgtttattgatccaaaacacacataaacacagttGAGTGGAAAAGTTTGCATGGAAAAATGATTTTTGGACTAGCTGTAACAGATACATACAGGTACAGATAAGAAGTACAGGTGGAGGGATGGAAGTAGGGGCAACAGGGAGATATTACAACACCGCTGAATGAGGATAGCTATAATTGCATAGACTGTACAAAAATGTAATTTGATTTCTAAGGGATTCTTCTCATTATTAGTAGCTTAAAGCTCATACAATAGCTTAACACACAACATATGTAAAACATATCATTGTCAGTATAATTTCTTTGTCTCCTCATGTGGATATATGGGTGATGTGATGAATAAAGGAATGGATGATatgaggaatggatggatgggtgaatgaatGCTTTAAtgaatgtatggatggatagatagaaatgtttatgatgatttaatCATCAAGAAGTGCCACTACCATTATAAAAGCACAACTTTTGGCAGTATGGTTTTCTGAAGAACTTAGGTCTGTGTCTCCATCATGCCATGAATAAAGGATATCAGTGATGCCTGTAGGGAAGCAACGTAGGAGTGAGAAATTCAGGCCAAGAACAGACTGTTTAATGATCAGAGATACAGTCATGTGACCTAAAGGCCTTCTGTAAGCACATTAATTGTTTATATTCATGAAAAGATAAGATGAGACCAAAATGGAGATATTTAGTCATCACGCACGGTGCCATGTTTGTGCTATTACCACAATCACCTTGTATACCGACTGTCAAGCATGGTGGTTTAGGGGAGATGATTTGGGTTATGCAGACACAGGATCTAGAAAAAAGTGCATTCAGTGAGACAACAATGAACTCCACCTTTTACCAGAATGTTCTTGTGACAAACGTGAGGCCATCTGTCTAGCAGCTTAAGCTTAATGATCTCAGACACACCTGCAAATCTACATCAAATTGGTTAAACAGGATTAAAATGAATGGCCAATTCAAAATCCAGACCTCAACCCACTCCATGGAGATGTTGTGGCTGGATATTAAGAAAGCTTTGCAGAAACAAATAACCTAAACATCAATAAACTGAAGCAATGTTGTAAAGAAGAGTGAGACTTATAAACGACTACAGAAAAGGTTTTTCATCATGATTATTAATTGAAAGAATTCCACCAAATTTCGAAAAGGACATTTtcttaataatgttaaaaatccGTTTTTGTGCCAAAGTGCCAAAATGATTGTTACATATTTCTTAACAATGTAGATTTGCCCTCAGAGGTATTTGCTCACAAGGGAATAGCCTTTAGCTAATTTTGAGGTTAATGCTAAAATATCCTGGCGGCTCCAGCTGTGCCTCAGGCGCAGTGGTTAATTGGGATAGAGCTGTGTTTACACACATCAAGATTATTAATGAATACAATGGGATTAACAAATTAGTCTATCCAAGCAAGTGTTTATGATATTGAGATAACACTCATTATCCTATTATCTGCTCAATTTTGAACCATCCCTGATTAATTATGCCTTCTGTTccctcacttatcaccatctccTCAACCCCCACCAAAGCTAGGATAGAATACAGATAAATAGGACTATGATGAGAGAAAAGATCATCTTGAATCGTTTTGAAGAATACAAAAGCttaggatttttaaaaaaaatcaaaagcatGCTGAAGATTTCATTGTCTCAGGTTTTGCTGCCCATCATTTAAAAATGAGATAAGATTTCATTATTTGAAGTGAGAATGTTTCTAAACTCTtcactccctctttctctctgtcacttaTTCATCAACATAATAGGGCTGATTCTCTTTAAGTGTGGGAAATCTGTCTGCTCTCCTAATTAGCAAGCACACACTGGGCAgtgtggcagagagagagagagagagagagagagagagagagagagagagagagagagagagagagagagagagagagagagagagcgaacaTGTTTGCACCTGGGATAGTGGGCTGCAAAAGTGTGGGAGGGATTCTGTTTACATCAACAGGATTAGGCCCACCGGGTATATGTCTAGGATTAAGATCTGTTTAGGCTACTTGATAACATCCACAATGACTAATAAGACAGTGTTTTTCTCTAATTGAAGCCACGTCTGGCAATTCAGTGCTGACTCATCCAATCCTTGTTTAAAAGAACTATTAGGCACAAGTCAAAATGACAGAATTGTCAGTAGCTCCTAACAAGACACAGTGATCTCTCAAGATGGCATTGTGGCATGTCTAAATTCAAAAATATACGGTAAAATGTGTTGGGTGATATGATAGGGCAGCTTTAATGTGGAGAActcctttttttcattcatccattgtataatcagggtcacaggggtctgctggggCCTATCCCTGtgcacattgggtgaaaggcaggggtacaccctggacagattaccagtccatcacatatagacagacaaccacacactcctATGAATCCAATCCACctaatatacatgtttttggcctgtggaaggaaaccatgagtaaacccacacaagtagggggagaacatgcaaactccacacagaaggATTCGAACCCCAGACCTTCTTGTGAGGCAActactaagccaccgtgctgcctgtgctttctttctttcttttttaattttaatttcattaagtCGCTATTTCTTCagtagcttctaggtcatgtgaccctgtgacccaaaactaataccaaaataatctaattggaaacccccacaaggtacacctcttgttATCCCAAAATGtgttcactgatttttattttattttttattttatttttatttaaaaaaaaaaatcatatttcttcAATAGATTCTAAGTCATTTGACCCTGTGTCACAAAACtaataccaaaataatctaattggaaACCCCCTCAAgctacacctctttgtatccccaaaaatgtctttgttgattttcattttcatttcattaagtGACTTTTTCttcaaatataattaattaattaattaattaattaatttttaattaatatcagtgaagacatattttgggataacaggtgtaccttgtggaggtttccaagtagattattttggtactagttttgggtcacagggtcacatgacctagaaggtaTTTAAGGaatagtgatttttttaaattaaaaaaataattaattaattacaaattaattcacatgatgcaCAATTCATAttctctattaattaaattattatcaataaattaacaaaagctGTATGCAGTGACTCatggcatatgtatatttaagaagaaattagaataactggggcacgtagccaggtaagtaccaagtaccacatttcagtcgtacagaactTTGTagacggtccctaaaataccgcttccgaGTTTCTGTATAACTAAAACTTCACCGCAGTAGAAGACTGCACGTGGCCACAAATGACAGAAGAAGAGATACTTCCGGTTTTAGACAGCTGTTTTTCCGTTTCTAAGCTATAGAACTTTCTctatttaaagtataaatgagaaaagaaaatcaagtcTAATTTTAAAAAGAACACGGACCAAATAGATGCACATTTTGCGTCACATGCAGACAAAAGTGATATAGTAAGTTAGTTCTGTGCTGGAAAATgcttaaagttttttttgtttgtttgttttttgtttaacaaCTGTAATTTGatatgtgtttgttgttgttgttgatgatgatgatgatgatgctgttgTTAGAAAGACAAAACTCAGTTTAAAAACCGGAAAAAAACTGCAGTTCACATTTCGGCCACCAGGTGGCAAACAATCCTTTTAAGAAAATCACCCCAGGCTCTGGTTGTCCTTCCTATTAGTAGTATTTTGCGACGTTTTCCAAGGATATTTGGTTGTATGTCTTTATAggtattaaaatattaacagGAACCTGAGATTGAATAATttgcaaatataaaataaaataaatgaaaactttGAGTGGCGCAGTTTGGTTTGAGATTTTCAGAAGCAGTGTATTAGTCTGCAGGCCCATGAGTCAGTGTTGCACTTGGAGATCGAATGCTGGTGACTCAGGCTTGGCTCTAAGCCTTTGCCTGTTATTCCCTGATGGACAGTAGCTCACTCAGCACAGGGAAAGGGACTCTCCCCTCCTCCAGCTCTGTGTGGATGATTTGGGAAGGGCCTCAGACCACACAGCCTTCCTGCTGTTCTACGCCAGTCATTATCTCACCAGCTAAAGGTCACGTATGAACAGGAATAGGATGAGGATGAACAGTATTTTTAGTCAAATTCCCCTCCTGATCCTCCTAAGAATGCTGGCATATGAGAAGATGTGTCATATCCTTCTTTCTTgctggctgctgctgctgatatgtatataaaacaaaaatactaacatgaaataaaataatcacatttCTTTTCAAGGAAGATGACCATATTATTGGTCAGAAATGATTCCCATATTTGCCAGTGCTTGGTTGCACATAAACTGCTTATGTAAGCAC
The DNA window shown above is from Hemibagrus wyckioides isolate EC202008001 linkage group LG15, SWU_Hwy_1.0, whole genome shotgun sequence and carries:
- the LOC131365877 gene encoding PGC-1 and ERR-induced regulator in muscle protein 1, translating into MTKQTVDIWVQSVPHHTGMQDFFNCKCCPNIYGALAAQECRGTAEAVEQQAWETAALLNLCRILPPRAECQHSQCQRCVSLIVTGPVSSASAWHPRASVRLLSVAWHGPPECSYYPSQSTESTQDSHSSTTEQLNSFHFAMDDFEYSVQISELDWDSFFQACEECNMLPPGLAGLDDSGMSDMDDMATPQTQTATPITSLHPELRNDGPPDSEGSPVEVYLSKYGLSSPDQILSGSEDDFHLEAVNVFFERLKSVSVTEDHTNLGSKMAGHSKRSDVKEDTKEIAASGEILQSCRNQTAQCNDCHTYIYSESTDDDGEIHKSTCPDTELFIKEADWSLDVLKEGDKWEARMRTQSDTEKSPCNVLDNGKELTDPNQLKEAKSQLVTNNNSDMLAVLGQASNITPRRRRRKKKRMSVEMSEMDPGYEAHLPSKVSDSDEDTYGRRGEMVRETHIAKYSGSGTVSEAPSEFLVHPKKNSSSENFSVFSQSVQVKGDIRKSTQVSPNLQEELNRSAGVTQKKREMDIMPDNNLTGKPTETGQIAMSADLKSPQPGVSVTETPQRDDNQSAHTNGDNAGIHLQLNNHLPSEEPVSIGSSDVSKVERKPGSKETLVKFSFSNHTDDVKSPADSTALQIAPLIQSHTLVYSMIPKSQFEERVTLSDFQFDGSSAVGQRKTSTSCVTFPELTNNTLFSASYKNTEKKEISPPVTHDEVPHEHKKYDLPAEGNLSETVPFKLLPQATHEQISHQNDHKTQMSAAQISEADETNDAPSIEPKAKITKENLSKNAGVSNTSVNPQNEDWVEENSPSLRLSNMPENQEGKNIEAVQSPGFKEDRNEELSLKGQTKEYESLIHTLDPDSHLSVYSKSEPTLSNIPTSNEEQKGFVLSVDPPPCFSSKDHDLSPTIVQHSPSPSPDITDGAKSLETLDTDSVSQPTPPVYAISSFWNEMEKLTINDILRLRLVSQAQHPSVLLQSDDSSIAEVTDAADSGYFTHSDESKPDHSSGDMSFISDFDGKVAQLLIPDAAKVDEGINESPKPTGVIWESDPNLSGTATGMEDVIHLDTAHSSSLFRNKSNHCFRKMCKNISVQNLQTLEGQNLGKIWRNASVHSIHSVYATHPEVEDDYVDPFDRVETSSPVYLSDEEETDSTGITFSEIFEYLFGTDEPKQSVSEASSVDDSYLSGTDTSVPEMYEHFFSEFEPESFYFPLADNNTSTNDELVPIFSSSHSATRNVQFPEVYDYFFPDDSPVHSDEDEEPEHTVIRVVTRYDHNPTKNHDSVTASDPYKQTFSEKDNSWNFVWTNPFSFRKVRRTGVTVPSEESSSRALTPVKNTGRSFRGGIQPICIFGADESPFPDPLIFNLENRIFRQLAEQQKIYSEMQTVVADPRVDAPLLPIKQADMCLVCIAFASWVLKSVNPQGADTWKAVLLANISALSAIRYLRRFTRDEAAKISPLRQIKPA